A genomic stretch from Thermoflexus hugenholtzii JAD2 includes:
- a CDS encoding aminotransferase class I/II-fold pyridoxal phosphate-dependent enzyme, which translates to MPPAPSERMQRLKPYPFAALERRIAELQAEGRDVIRLDIGSPDMAPPSFILEAMEKSARDPRAHGYAGYRGIPALRQAVARFYARRFGVALDPDREVLILIGSKEGIFNLSLAYLGPGDVALVPSPGYPTYTDGALAAGADVFYMPLRRERGWFPDFSEIPAEVLARAKILWLNYPNNPTAACPTPEFLTEAVAFARRHNLLLAYDNPYADVAFDGYRAPSVLSVPGAKEVAVEFYSLSKSHNMAGWRVGMLVGNAEVVGTLARLKSNIDSGHFRPIQEAAAVALTHDDEWMAERNAEYARRRDVMVDALNAAGLTTERPRATIYVWARLPEGWRSADYAARLLEATGVSVAPGAMFGEAGEGYIRISLVQPVPRLEEAARRIQAFQQALGG; encoded by the coding sequence ATGCCGCCTGCCCCCTCGGAGCGCATGCAGCGCCTGAAGCCGTATCCCTTCGCCGCCCTGGAGCGGCGGATCGCGGAGCTCCAGGCAGAGGGCCGCGACGTCATCCGCCTGGACATCGGCAGCCCGGATATGGCCCCCCCATCCTTCATCCTCGAGGCCATGGAAAAAAGCGCGCGGGACCCCCGGGCCCACGGTTACGCCGGCTACCGGGGGATCCCCGCCCTGCGCCAGGCGGTGGCCCGCTTCTACGCCCGCCGCTTCGGCGTGGCGCTCGACCCCGACCGCGAGGTCCTGATCCTCATCGGCTCCAAGGAGGGGATCTTCAACCTGAGCCTGGCCTACCTGGGCCCAGGGGATGTCGCCTTAGTCCCCTCCCCGGGATACCCCACCTACACGGATGGGGCCCTGGCGGCCGGGGCCGATGTCTTCTACATGCCGCTGCGGCGGGAGCGGGGCTGGTTCCCGGATTTCTCCGAGATCCCCGCCGAGGTCCTGGCCCGGGCGAAGATCCTCTGGCTGAACTATCCCAACAATCCCACCGCCGCCTGCCCCACCCCGGAGTTCCTAACGGAGGCGGTGGCTTTCGCCCGCCGGCACAACCTGCTCCTGGCCTACGATAACCCCTACGCCGACGTCGCCTTCGACGGCTACCGAGCCCCCAGCGTCCTCAGCGTCCCGGGGGCCAAAGAGGTGGCCGTGGAGTTCTACTCCCTCTCCAAATCCCACAACATGGCCGGCTGGCGTGTGGGGATGCTGGTGGGCAACGCGGAGGTGGTGGGCACCCTGGCCCGGCTCAAAAGCAACATCGACTCCGGGCACTTCCGCCCCATCCAGGAGGCCGCGGCCGTGGCCCTCACCCACGACGACGAGTGGATGGCGGAGCGCAACGCCGAATACGCCCGGCGGCGGGACGTGATGGTGGACGCCCTGAACGCCGCGGGCTTGACGACGGAGCGGCCCCGTGCCACGATTTATGTGTGGGCGCGGCTGCCCGAGGGCTGGCGCAGCGCCGATTACGCCGCCCGGCTGCTGGAGGCCACCGGCGTCTCCGTCGCCCCCGGGGCCATGTTCGGCGAGGCCGGCGAAGGCTACATCCGGATCTCCCTGGTCCAGCCGGTCCCCCGCCTGGAGGAAGCCGCGCGCCGCATCCAGGCCTTCCAGCAGGCTCTGGGAGGGTGA
- a CDS encoding PHP domain-containing protein — MSVRLDLHVHTTASDGLWTPARVVQEALSRGLRYLAITDHETTQGVLEAAAHARGTPLEVIPGVEISVGGPEEEIDLLGYFIDPLHPELLRMLEAMQAERVERIRAMAERLARLGLPVPWERVLELARGDVLGRPHLARAMVEQGYVADEAEAFRRYLGRDRPAYVPRRPVDPQEVIARIRAAGGVAVLAHPGRSGLPRDLRSLWEAGLAGLEVYHPDHSEADTARLMEIARIYDLVPTGGSDFHGPTPDGRILLGALPVPPHTVDRLRARRP, encoded by the coding sequence ATGAGCGTCCGCCTCGACCTCCACGTCCACACCACCGCCTCGGATGGCCTGTGGACCCCCGCCCGGGTGGTGCAGGAGGCCCTCTCGCGCGGCCTCCGATACCTGGCCATCACCGACCATGAGACCACCCAGGGTGTCCTCGAGGCGGCGGCCCATGCCCGCGGCACCCCCCTGGAGGTGATCCCCGGTGTGGAGATCAGCGTCGGCGGCCCGGAGGAGGAGATCGACCTGCTGGGCTACTTCATCGATCCCCTCCACCCGGAGCTGCTCCGTATGCTGGAGGCCATGCAGGCGGAGCGGGTGGAGCGGATCCGGGCAATGGCCGAGCGCCTAGCCCGGCTGGGGCTGCCGGTCCCCTGGGAGCGGGTGCTGGAGCTGGCCCGGGGGGACGTGCTGGGGCGCCCGCATCTGGCCCGGGCGATGGTGGAACAAGGCTACGTGGCCGACGAGGCGGAGGCCTTCCGCCGTTACCTGGGACGGGATCGCCCGGCCTATGTGCCCCGGCGGCCCGTGGATCCCCAGGAGGTCATCGCGCGGATCCGGGCCGCCGGGGGGGTGGCGGTCCTGGCCCACCCGGGCCGCTCCGGCCTCCCCCGGGATCTCCGGAGCCTGTGGGAGGCCGGGTTGGCCGGCCTGGAGGTCTATCATCCTGACCACTCCGAGGCCGACACCGCCCGGTTGATGGAGATCGCCCGGATCTACGACCTGGTCCCCACCGGCGGCAGCGACTTCCACGGTCCCACCCCCGACGGCCGCATCCTCCTCGGAGCCCTCCCGGTCCCCCCCCACACGGTGGACCGGCTGCGCGCGCGCCGGCCGTGA
- a CDS encoding stage V sporulation protein S, translating into MDTIKVAAKSRTTAVAGAIAGVIRERGRAEVQAIGAGAVNQAVKAICIARTYLAQDGIDIVCIPEFTDVKINDQERTAIRFVIEKR; encoded by the coding sequence ATGGATACCATTAAGGTTGCTGCCAAGTCACGCACCACAGCCGTGGCCGGCGCCATCGCAGGTGTCATCCGGGAGCGCGGGCGGGCGGAGGTGCAGGCCATCGGGGCCGGGGCCGTCAACCAGGCGGTCAAGGCCATCTGCATCGCCCGCACCTACCTCGCCCAGGATGGCATCGACATCGTCTGCATCCCCGAGTTCACCGACGTCAAGATCAACGACCAGGAGCGGACAGCCATCCGCTTCGTCATCGAAAAGCGATGA
- the infA gene encoding translation initiation factor IF-1 has protein sequence MAKGGEKAKDVIQVEGTVVETLPNTMFKVRLDNGHEVLAHLSGRMRMYYIRVLLGDRVLVELSPYDLSRGRIVRRLSR, from the coding sequence ATGGCGAAAGGCGGCGAGAAGGCCAAGGATGTCATCCAGGTGGAAGGCACTGTGGTGGAGACCCTTCCGAATACGATGTTCAAGGTCCGCCTGGACAACGGCCATGAGGTGCTGGCCCACCTCTCCGGCCGGATGCGGATGTATTACATTCGCGTGCTCCTGGGGGACCGGGTGCTGGTGGAGCTCTCCCCCTACGACCTGAGCCGGGGGCGCATCGTCCGGCGGCTGTCCCGCTGA
- a CDS encoding septum formation initiator family protein, with protein MRRWLDRIWRWGVRLTVLAALLALAHIAWENLEIYRQRVERAERLRAAIATEQARATRLAEQARYVQSEEFVARWARLEAGMVRPNETPYRLSWTPSASPPPSPPTPTPTPLPWQAWWMRLQGR; from the coding sequence ATGCGCCGCTGGCTGGATCGGATATGGCGCTGGGGGGTCCGCCTCACCGTGCTGGCCGCCCTGCTCGCCCTGGCCCACATCGCCTGGGAGAACCTGGAGATCTACCGGCAGCGGGTGGAACGGGCGGAGCGCCTGCGCGCGGCCATCGCCACCGAACAGGCCCGAGCAACCCGCCTGGCCGAACAGGCCCGCTACGTCCAGAGCGAGGAGTTCGTCGCCCGCTGGGCCCGCTTGGAGGCCGGGATGGTCCGCCCAAACGAAACCCCCTACCGCCTATCGTGGACCCCGTCGGCCTCTCCTCCGCCATCTCCTCCTACCCCTACCCCCACTCCCCTCCCCTGGCAGGCCTGGTGGATGCGGCTGCAGGGGCGATGA
- a CDS encoding NADP-dependent malic enzyme — protein sequence MLREDALEYHRKGRPGKLEIVPTKPMITQRDLSLAYSPGVAYPVLEIEKDPDLAYEYTIKGNLVAVISNGTAILGLGDRGALASKPVMEGKAVLFKKFADVDAIDIEVNTRDPDEFIRVVQAIAPTFGGINLEDIKAPECFYIEETLRATLDIPVFHDDQHGTAVISAAALLNALELVGKRIDEIKVVINGAGASGIACADLWVKLGVRKENLILLDTKGVIYKGRKEGMNPYKERFAADTEARTLAEAIRGADVFLGLSVADVLTPEMVKSMAERPIIFALANPDPEIRYELAKEVRPDAIVATGRSDYPNQVNNVLGFPFIFRGALDVRARAINDEMKLAAARALAALAREDVPDSVLKAYGLETLRFGPDYIIPKPLDPRVMLWEAPAVAQAAMETGVARIHIDVEEYRERLAARLGKGTQVMRFIINKAKAAPKRIAFGEGEEPKILRAAALIQEEGIGRPILIGRPEVIRRRIEELGLRCQPEIVYPPEFPRLEEYAQRLYEKRQRKGVTLPLARTLMREPNYFGPMMVEMGDADAFISGLTYDYPAVIRPALQVVGVREGMRKVAGLYIMIVKEKVYFFTDATVNIEPTAEDLAEIAIMAADFARRFDIEPRVAMLSFSNFGSTRHPLSEKVRQAVEIVRQRRPDILIDGEMQADTAVVPEIIEERYPFSRVKDANVLVFPDLEAANVSYKLLQRLGNAQAIGPILLGMGKPVHVLQTGDEVQDIVFIAAIAALDAQERAQALAGVR from the coding sequence ATGCTCCGGGAAGACGCCCTGGAATACCACCGCAAAGGCCGTCCGGGCAAGCTGGAGATCGTCCCCACCAAGCCCATGATCACCCAGCGGGACCTCTCCCTGGCCTACAGCCCGGGCGTGGCGTATCCGGTCCTGGAGATCGAGAAGGACCCAGACCTGGCTTATGAATATACCATCAAGGGGAACCTGGTGGCGGTGATCTCCAACGGCACCGCCATCCTGGGCCTGGGGGATCGGGGGGCCCTGGCCTCCAAGCCGGTGATGGAAGGCAAGGCGGTGCTCTTCAAGAAGTTCGCCGATGTGGATGCCATCGACATCGAGGTGAACACCCGGGATCCGGATGAGTTCATCCGGGTGGTGCAGGCCATCGCCCCCACCTTCGGGGGGATCAACCTGGAGGACATCAAGGCGCCGGAGTGCTTCTACATCGAGGAAACCCTGCGGGCTACCCTGGACATCCCGGTCTTCCACGACGACCAGCATGGGACGGCGGTGATCTCCGCGGCCGCCCTGCTCAACGCCCTGGAGCTGGTGGGCAAGCGCATCGATGAGATCAAGGTGGTGATCAACGGCGCGGGGGCCTCCGGCATCGCCTGCGCCGATCTCTGGGTGAAGCTGGGGGTGCGCAAGGAGAACCTCATCCTGCTGGACACGAAGGGGGTGATCTACAAGGGACGCAAGGAGGGGATGAACCCCTACAAGGAGCGCTTCGCCGCCGACACCGAGGCCCGCACCCTCGCCGAGGCCATCCGGGGAGCCGACGTCTTCCTGGGCCTCTCAGTGGCGGACGTGCTCACCCCCGAGATGGTGAAATCCATGGCCGAGCGGCCCATCATCTTCGCCCTGGCCAACCCGGACCCCGAGATCCGCTACGAGCTGGCCAAGGAGGTCCGCCCCGACGCCATCGTGGCCACCGGCCGCAGCGATTACCCCAACCAGGTCAACAACGTCCTGGGCTTCCCCTTCATCTTCCGCGGGGCCCTGGACGTGCGGGCGCGGGCGATCAACGACGAGATGAAGCTGGCCGCGGCCCGGGCCCTGGCCGCCCTGGCCCGGGAGGACGTGCCGGACAGCGTGCTGAAGGCCTACGGGCTGGAGACGCTGCGCTTCGGGCCGGACTACATCATCCCGAAGCCGCTGGACCCGCGGGTGATGCTCTGGGAGGCGCCGGCGGTCGCCCAGGCGGCCATGGAGACCGGCGTGGCGCGGATCCACATCGACGTCGAGGAATACCGGGAGCGGCTGGCCGCCCGGCTGGGCAAGGGCACCCAGGTGATGCGCTTCATCATCAACAAGGCGAAGGCGGCCCCCAAGCGCATCGCCTTCGGGGAGGGCGAGGAGCCCAAGATCCTGCGGGCCGCCGCCCTGATCCAGGAGGAGGGGATCGGCCGGCCCATCCTCATCGGGCGCCCCGAGGTCATCCGCCGGCGCATCGAGGAGCTGGGGCTGCGCTGCCAGCCGGAGATCGTCTACCCGCCCGAGTTCCCGCGGCTGGAGGAATACGCCCAGCGCCTCTACGAGAAGCGGCAGCGCAAAGGCGTCACCCTCCCCCTGGCCCGCACGCTGATGCGGGAGCCCAACTACTTCGGGCCCATGATGGTCGAGATGGGGGACGCCGACGCCTTCATCTCCGGCCTCACCTACGACTACCCCGCCGTCATCCGCCCCGCCCTCCAGGTCGTGGGGGTCCGGGAGGGCATGCGCAAGGTCGCCGGGCTTTACATCATGATCGTGAAGGAGAAGGTCTACTTCTTCACCGACGCCACGGTGAACATCGAACCCACAGCCGAGGACCTGGCGGAGATCGCCATCATGGCGGCCGACTTCGCCCGGCGCTTCGACATTGAGCCGCGGGTGGCCATGCTCTCCTTCTCCAACTTCGGCAGCACCCGCCACCCGCTCTCCGAGAAGGTGCGCCAGGCCGTGGAGATCGTGCGCCAGCGGCGGCCGGACATCCTGATCGACGGGGAGATGCAGGCCGACACGGCGGTGGTGCCGGAGATCATCGAGGAGCGCTACCCCTTCAGCCGGGTGAAGGACGCCAACGTGCTGGTCTTCCCGGACCTGGAGGCGGCGAACGTCTCGTATAAGCTGCTGCAGCGCCTCGGGAACGCCCAGGCCATCGGGCCGATCCTTCTGGGGATGGGCAAGCCCGTCCACGTGCTCCAGACCGGCGACGAGGTCCAGGACATCGTCTTCATCGCGGCTATCGCCGCCCTGGACGCTCAGGAGCGCGCCCAGGCCCTCGCCGGCGTTCGGTGA
- a CDS encoding radical SAM protein, whose protein sequence is MMVRLETREGPVTLNLQPGALSLHLYGRDVLAYDRAGRLWSATLGELTYRRGLDNRIQAIRMTPEGLQRRWLSREEVRALEEELARRLRELLRALSTPSLRWITPPPDPEDWFRILEALRRAAAMDFEALEADARRFTEVYAPIGILPPDQYLSLVVQATTGCPFNTCIFCGFYRSVPFRVRSPEAFEAHLHAIRDFFGEGLWMRRTIFLGSANALAIPMPRLIALLERLRQAFPLQADGSGRGFAGIYAFLDGFTGLRKTVEDYAQLRAMGLRRVYIGLESGHAPLLEFLRKPATVEGMIETVRRLKAAGLSVGVIVMIGVGGDRFAHGHVEDTLAVLKAMPLDRRDLVYLSDFVEMPGTPYRAAAEAWGIRPLSPAERRAQAEALRAGLRAPGGEGPRVAPYALEAFVY, encoded by the coding sequence ATGATGGTCCGGCTGGAGACCCGGGAAGGACCGGTGACCCTGAACCTGCAGCCCGGCGCCCTCTCCCTTCACCTCTACGGGCGCGATGTCCTGGCCTATGATCGCGCCGGCCGCCTCTGGAGCGCCACCCTTGGGGAGCTCACCTACCGCCGCGGGCTCGACAACCGGATCCAGGCCATCCGGATGACCCCCGAGGGGCTCCAACGTCGCTGGCTCTCCCGGGAGGAAGTCCGCGCCCTGGAGGAGGAGCTCGCCCGGCGGCTTCGGGAGTTGCTTCGCGCGCTCTCCACCCCCTCCCTCCGCTGGATCACCCCGCCTCCCGATCCGGAGGACTGGTTCCGCATCCTGGAGGCGCTCCGGCGAGCGGCCGCGATGGACTTCGAAGCCCTGGAGGCCGACGCGCGACGGTTCACGGAGGTCTACGCCCCCATCGGGATCCTCCCCCCGGATCAGTATCTCTCCCTCGTTGTCCAGGCGACCACCGGCTGCCCCTTCAACACCTGCATCTTCTGCGGGTTCTATCGGTCGGTGCCCTTCCGGGTGCGCTCCCCCGAGGCGTTCGAGGCCCACCTGCATGCGATCCGCGACTTCTTCGGCGAGGGCCTGTGGATGCGGCGGACGATCTTCCTGGGCAGCGCCAACGCCCTCGCCATCCCGATGCCCCGCCTGATCGCCCTCCTGGAGCGTCTGCGACAAGCCTTCCCGCTGCAGGCCGACGGCTCCGGGCGCGGCTTCGCCGGGATCTACGCCTTCCTGGACGGCTTCACCGGGCTGCGGAAGACCGTGGAGGATTACGCCCAGCTGCGCGCCATGGGGTTGCGCCGGGTCTACATCGGCCTGGAGAGCGGGCATGCGCCCCTGCTGGAGTTCCTGCGCAAGCCCGCGACGGTGGAAGGGATGATCGAGACCGTGCGTCGGCTGAAGGCTGCCGGCCTCTCCGTCGGGGTGATCGTCATGATCGGGGTCGGCGGGGACCGCTTCGCCCATGGTCACGTGGAGGATACGCTGGCCGTCTTAAAGGCCATGCCGCTGGACCGACGGGATCTGGTTTACCTTTCGGACTTCGTGGAGATGCCGGGGACGCCCTACCGCGCGGCAGCGGAGGCCTGGGGGATCCGCCCCCTCTCCCCGGCGGAGCGCCGGGCACAGGCCGAGGCCCTCCGCGCCGGCCTGCGCGCCCCGGGAGGGGAAGGCCCCCGCGTCGCCCCCTACGCACTGGAGGCATTCGTTTACTGA
- a CDS encoding carbon-nitrogen hydrolase family protein yields MSLTIQLVAVQMRWSVADGRSPEAFAARMAALLQQACAPLDPRAPALVALPEDVGLLAALAILPPGLIRQPSMAAAMAFALRRRLLPALYRRLRHRVSWARALLLTINPLLARLYLETFSQLARAHRIYLVAGSAPLADYGIREGELPRPLRPRGPAVYNTAALFGPDGRLIGLQTKVALIDLEGPAGLDLSPGAPEAIRVFDTEVGRIGIAVCLDAFVPESPVRELLARQGAQILVQPSANPGPWTPEQQADWLRGAWAATVQEGRFAYALNPMMTGALFDLAFYGQSALFARDARLAPEGRGYRDLGPMPGFLAVAATEDGEEILTARVPHPDAPLL; encoded by the coding sequence GTGTCCCTGACGATCCAGTTGGTCGCCGTCCAGATGCGCTGGAGCGTGGCGGATGGGCGCTCGCCGGAGGCCTTCGCCGCCCGGATGGCTGCCTTGCTCCAGCAGGCGTGCGCCCCCCTGGATCCCCGGGCGCCGGCCCTGGTGGCCCTTCCGGAGGATGTCGGGCTGCTCGCCGCCCTGGCCATCCTCCCCCCGGGGTTGATCCGCCAGCCCTCGATGGCGGCGGCGATGGCCTTCGCCCTGCGCCGACGGCTCCTCCCCGCCCTCTACCGGCGCCTGCGCCACCGGGTCAGCTGGGCCCGCGCCCTTCTGCTGACGATCAACCCCCTCCTCGCCCGCCTCTATCTGGAGACCTTCTCCCAGCTAGCCCGTGCCCACCGGATTTACCTCGTCGCTGGCTCGGCCCCCCTCGCGGATTACGGGATCCGTGAAGGGGAACTTCCCCGCCCGCTACGCCCACGGGGTCCAGCGGTCTACAACACGGCGGCCCTCTTCGGCCCTGACGGGCGTCTGATCGGGCTCCAGACCAAGGTCGCCCTCATCGACCTGGAAGGCCCCGCCGGGCTGGATCTCTCCCCTGGGGCGCCGGAGGCGATCCGGGTTTTCGACACAGAAGTCGGTCGCATCGGGATCGCCGTCTGCCTGGACGCCTTCGTCCCGGAATCCCCGGTGCGGGAGCTCCTCGCCCGCCAGGGGGCGCAGATCCTGGTCCAGCCCTCAGCCAACCCGGGCCCCTGGACCCCCGAACAGCAAGCGGATTGGCTGCGGGGCGCGTGGGCGGCCACCGTGCAGGAGGGTCGCTTCGCCTACGCCCTGAACCCGATGATGACCGGGGCGCTGTTCGACCTGGCCTTCTACGGGCAATCCGCCCTCTTCGCCCGGGACGCGCGCCTCGCCCCCGAGGGGCGAGGATACCGGGATCTCGGGCCCATGCCCGGGTTCCTCGCTGTGGCCGCCACGGAGGACGGCGAGGAGATCCTGACGGCCCGCGTCCCCCACCCGGACGCGCCCCTGCTGTAG
- the nadD gene encoding nicotinate-nucleotide adenylyltransferase has product MKRLGLLGGTFDPPHYGHLVLAEQARIQLQLDRVLFIPAAQPPHKPTAEVTPIAHRLQMLELAIAGNPFFEISRADIDRPGPHYTVDLLTILREAYPEAEFFFLMGSDSLVDLPRWRDPHRLIQMTWLAVMPRPGYVVHMPLLEQALPGISRRLIWLDAPFLDIASHDLRRRVRQGGSIRYLVPPEVEAYIHAHGLYRNADRPSTP; this is encoded by the coding sequence ATGAAACGCCTGGGGTTGCTGGGAGGGACCTTCGATCCTCCCCACTACGGACATCTGGTGCTGGCGGAGCAGGCCCGGATCCAGCTGCAGCTGGATCGGGTGCTGTTCATCCCCGCCGCGCAACCGCCCCACAAACCGACGGCGGAGGTCACCCCCATCGCCCACCGCCTGCAGATGCTGGAGCTGGCCATCGCCGGCAACCCCTTCTTCGAGATCTCCCGGGCGGACATCGATCGCCCCGGCCCCCATTACACCGTGGACCTGCTGACGATCCTGCGGGAGGCCTACCCGGAGGCGGAGTTCTTCTTCCTGATGGGCTCGGACTCCCTGGTGGATCTCCCTCGCTGGCGGGATCCGCACCGCCTGATCCAGATGACCTGGCTGGCGGTGATGCCGCGGCCCGGCTATGTGGTCCACATGCCGCTGCTGGAGCAGGCGCTGCCTGGGATCAGCCGCCGCTTGATCTGGCTGGACGCCCCTTTCCTGGACATCGCCTCCCACGACCTGCGTCGGCGGGTCCGACAGGGCGGCTCCATCCGCTATCTGGTCCCCCCGGAGGTGGAGGCCTACATCCACGCCCACGGCCTGTATCGAAACGCGGATCGACCTTCCACCCCCTGA